GTTGATCGCGCCGAACACGTTGGTCTCGAACATGGCCCGGATGCCCGAGGTTCCGCCCGTCGCGATGGGCACGGTGCCGCCGACGCCCGCATTGTTGATGACGATCGTGGTGTCGCTCGCTTGCTCGGCGGCAGCCGCGACGGATGCCTCGTCGGTGACGTCGAGGGCGAGGGACACCACGCGTTCGTCGTCCCACGAACGCGGAGTCCGCGCGGTGGCGTAGACCTTGGCCGCGCCGAGATCGAGTGCCTGCTGCACAAATTCGGCGCCGAGGCCGCCGTTCGCTCCTGTGACGAGTACTACCGCGTTGTCGATCATGACGTCTCCTAGCTGAGTTGGAAACAACAACCTAGCACCCTAAGTAGGCAAGTCCAACTCAGGTAGGATGCCTGACATGGATGCCGCGGAGTTCAACGCTCACTGCTCGATAGCGAGAAGCCTCGAGGTTGTCGGCGAGAAGTGGACGCTCCTGATCCTCCGCGAGGCGTTTCGAGGAAGGACCCGGTTCAGCGAGTTTCGCGAAGCGCTCGGTGTGGCCAGAGACATCCTCTCCGCACGTCTCGCGGTGCTCGTCGAGCACGGGGTCCTCAGTAAGCGCGCGTACCGCGACGAGAACGCGCGCGAGCGAGAGGAGTACGTGCTCACCGATGCCGGGCGCGATCTCCGCCCCGTACTCGCGGCGCTGACCGAATGGGGTGACGCGCACCGGGGGCTGCCGCAGGGTCCCACCGCGCGGTTCATCGAGACGGCGACAGGGCAGCCCGTGCGGCTCGCGTTCGTCGCGGAAGACGGTCGTGAGGTCGCGGTCGCAGAGGTGACGAGCGAGTTCACCGCGGCGGCCACGATCTAGCTCGCACGGCGTAGCGTTGGGCACATGACCGTGCTGACCGAGGACCTCCTGCTGGGCATCCGCGAACGTGCCGCAGACTACGACCGCGACAACACTTTTCCGTTCGAAGACCTGGACGCGTTGAGGGCGGCCGGATACCTCGCCCCGCGCAGTCTCCTCGAGACGGCACGCGACCAGCGGATGCTCGCCGCCTACGCACCGGCGACGGCGCTCGCCGTGAACATGCACCTCGTGTGGGTCGGTGTGGCCCGCGTGCTGAAGGACCGCGGTGACTCGTCGTTGCAGTGGGTGCTGGATGACGCGGCCGCCGGCGAACTCTTCGCGTTCGGCAACAGCGAGCCCGGCAACGATCTCGTGCTGTGGGACTCGCTCACCACGGTCGACACCGTCGAGGGTGGTTACGCCTTCACAGGCACCAAGATCTTCACGTCACTATCCCCCGCGTGGACGAGGCTCGGCGTGTTCGGCAAGCACGGCGACACCCTCATTCACGGGTTCATCACTCGCGACACCCCGGGTTGGCGCGCGCTCGACGATTGGGACACGCTCGGCATGCGCGCGACCCAAAGCCACACGACGGTGCTCGAGGGCGCCGTCGTTCCCGAGGAGAGGGTCGCGCGCATCCTGCCGGTCGGACCAAACGCCGACCCTTTCGTTTTCGGTATCTTCGCGAACTTCCTGCTCCTCATCGGGAGTGTCTACGCGGGCATCGCCGATCGCGCCCTCGAGCTCGGGGTGGAGGCAGTGAAGAGGCGCACGAGTCTCAAGACGGGCGAAACCTACGACCGTGACCCCGACTTCCGCTGGCGCCTCGCCGACGCGGCCCTCGCGCTCGACGCACTCGCGCCGCAGCTCGAGACCCTGGCAGCGGATGTCGACACCCTCGCCGACCACGGCTCGCGCTGGTTCCGGCTCCTCACGGGCGCCAAACACCGGTCGACCGAGACGGCACGCTACGTCGTCGATCAGGCAATGCGTTCCGCGGGCGGCGGCGGGTATCGCTCCTCCTCGGAACTTGCGCGCCTCCAGCGTGACGTGCTCGCGGGCATTTACCACCCGAGTGACACCGAGTCGGTGCACTCGACGGTCGCGACGAACCTGCTCGGCTAGTCGGCTCTGGTGGCGCCGTCCCGCATCCAGTAGCGTGACCCCTCGTGAGTGAACCCGGGTTGCGCCGCAGGGCGCGACCTCGCCTGCGCCCCGCGCAATGGACCGTTGGCGGGTTTGCAGCAGGCATCCTCATCGGCACCCTGCTGCTCCTGCTTCCCGTCGCCCGCACCGGTGAAGGCGGGGCGTCGCCGATCGAGGCCTTCTTCACCGCCGTCTCCGCCATCTGCGTAACCGGGCACGTCATCGTCGACACGCCAACGTTTTGGACACCCTTCGGCCACGTCGTCATTCTCCTGCCCATTCAGCTCGGAGGTATCGGTGTCATGACGTTCGCCTCGATCGTCGGCGTGACGATCATGCGACGGCTCTCCCTCACCTCGCGGCTCAACGCGGCCGCGGAATCGCGCGCCCTCGACATCGCCGACGTGCGATCGCTCATCGTCGGTGTTCTTCGCCTCTCGCTCATCATCGAGGGCGCCGTCGCCCTCGTACTCTCCCTCTGGTTCTGGCTTCACTACGGTCGTGACCCGCTCGAGTCGGCGTGGCTCGGGGTCTTCCACGCCGTCTCGTCGTTCAACAACGCGGGCTTCGCACTCTTCAGCGACAACTTCATGAGTTATGTGGCCGACCCTGTCGTCTCACTCGCGTTGTGTGCGTCGATCATCCTCGGTGGGCTCGGTTTTCCGGTCCTCATGCAATTGCGCAAGTTCTGGGGCAAACCCCTGCGCTGGAACATGAACACCCGCATCGTGATCCTCATGACGCCGATCCTCCTCATCGGCGGCGCTATCTACATCACCGCGATCGAGTGGAACAACCCCGATACCCTCGGCGCCCTCGACTGGCCGGCGCGCATCCTTGCTGGCTTCTTCCAGTCGGTGCAGACCCGCACCGCGGGATTCAACTCGATAGCTATCGGTGATGCGGATGACTCGACCCTTTTCGGAATGACCGCCCTCATGTTCATCGGCGGAGGCCCAGCCGGAACCGCTGGCGGCATCAAGGTGACGACATTCGCCGTGCTGCTCTTCATCCTCGTGGCCGAGATCCGGGGTGACGGCGTGGTCAACGTGCTCGGTAAGCGGCTCTCCCGCGCGGTGCACCGCCAGGCCATCGCCGTGGTGTTGCTTTCGACGGCGGTGGTCACGGCGAGCACGGTCGTCATCATGCTCCTCTCCGACCTGCCCCTCAGCCCGGTGCTCTTCGAGACGGTCTCCGCCTTCGGCACGGTCGGGCTCTCCACTGGCATCACCGCGTCACTCCCAGTGCCCGCGCAGCTCGTGTTGTGTCTGCTTATGGTGTTGGGCCGACTCGGACCGATCACGTTCGCCGCCGCCCTCGCCCTCCGCGAGCGCGAGGTGCTGTACCAACTCCCCAAGGAAAGGCCGATCATTGGCTAGGTCACACTCTCAGTCGGACGCGGGACGCGTCGCCCGCGCGGATTCCGTAGCCGTCATCGGGCTCGGGCGCTTTGGTCAGGCTCTCGCGCTCGAGCTCATGGACAGCGGAACCGAAGTGCTCGGAATCGACTTCCGCGAGGAGATCGTGCAAGAGCTCAACGGCCAGCTCACCCACGTCGTACAGGCGGACTCGACGAAGGAGGCCGCGCTGCGCCAACTGGCCGTTCCGGAGTTCGACCGCGTGGTGGTCGCCATCGGGCACGACGTCGAGGCGAGCATCCTCACCACGTCGATCCTTCTCGGCTTCAACATCGAGCACCTCTGGGTGAAGGCGGTGAGCGAGCAGCACGGCCGCATCCTCGAGCAACTCGGGGTCAAACACGTAGTGTTCCCCGAGGGCGACATGGGCAGGCGCGTTGCGCATCTGGTCCGCGGCTCGATGCAGGACTACCTGGAGATCGGGGACGACTTCTCCCTCATCAAGATGGCTCCCCCGCCGAGCACCATCGGCAAAAACCTCACGGAGGCAGGGGTGCGCACCAAGTTCGGCGTCACCGTTGTCGCGGTTCGCAGCGTCGGGGGCCGGTGGACGTACGCGACCGCCGAGACCGTCATCGCCGAGGGCGACACCCTGCTTGTTGCCGGCAGTACGGCTAAGGCCGAAGCGTTCAGCCAGCTCCGCTGAGCGAGCGTAGGGTGAAGGAATGAGCGACGGGGCTGACGGCACCACAATCGACGTCACGGTGGCACTAGTCGGCACACTCGATACCAAGGGTGCCGAATACCAGTGGATGCACGACCGGCTCGTTCGGCACGGTGTGTCCGTTCTCGTGGTCGACGCGGGCACCGAAGCGCCGCGCGGGTTCGTCTCCGAGGTGCATGCGGACGCAGCATCCGTCGCGTCCGCCGGCGGTGCCGACCTCGATGAACTCCGCGCCGACCAGGATCGCGGCGCCGCCGTCACGGCGATGGGCGAGGGTGCTGCCGTCGTTCTCGCGCGTGAGTTCGACGAGGGCCGCGTGCACGGGGTGCTGGCTCTCGGCGGCAGCGGCGGATCGTCGATCGCCGCGCGAGCGGTGCGCGATTTGCCCATCGGGGTGCCGAAGCTCATCGTCTCGACGATGGCCTCCGGTGATGTCTCCTCGTACGTCGGATCGAGTGACGTCACCCTCATGTACTCGGTCGTCGATATCGCCGGCATCAACCAGGTCTCCCGCGCCGTGCTCGGAAACGCTGCCGCCGCCATCGCGGGGATGGCGAAGGACTACGCGAGCCGGCAACACGAGGAGCCCGTCGACGAGCGCCCGCTCGTTGCCGCTTCGATGTTCGGTGTGACAACACCCGCCGTCGATGCCGCGCGCGAGAGGCTCGAGCATCTCGGTTATGAGGTGCTCGTTTTCCACGCGACCGGGTCGGGCGGGCGCGCGCTCGAGGCGCTCGCGCGGTCCGGGATGCTCGCAGGGGTCCTCGATCTCACGACAACCGAACTCGCCGACGACCTCGTGGGCGGGATACTGAGCGCAGGTCCCGACCGCGTGACCGCCGCCGCGGCATCCGGGGTCCCTCAGGTGGTGAGCCTCGGTGCCCTCGACATGGTCAATTTCGGCCCGCGCGAGACCGTGCCGAGCGAGTTCGACGATCGCCTCCTCTACGTGCACAACCCGACGATCACCCTCATGCGCACGACCGTCGAAGAGAACGCGGAACTCGGGCGTCGGCTCGGCGGCAAACTCGCCGGTCAGCAGCGCACCGTGCTCATTGTGCCGCGCGGCGGAGTGTCCGCCCTCGACGCCGAGGGGATGCCCTTCCACGATGCGGCGGCGGATGACGCGCTCTTCGACGCCGTCATCGAAGCGGCGAGCGGCATCCCTCTCGTCGTGAGCGACTCCCACATCAACGACCCCGAGCTCGCCCGTCAGGCGGCAGACACACTCCACTCCCTCATCGAAGGACGGCAATGATCGACAGAACTACAGCCCTCGAACGTCTGCGCGCGCAGGTGGCCGCCGGCCGTCCCATCATCGGGGCGGGGGCGGGCACCGGTATCTCGGCGAAGTCGGAGGAGGCCGGCGGCGTCGACATGATCATCATCTACAACTCCGGGAGGTACCGGATGGCAGGCCGTGGTTCGCTCAGCGGGCTGCTCGCCTATGGGGATGCCAACCAGATCGTGGTCGACATGGCGCGCGAAGTGCTGCCCATCGTGCAGAACACCCCGGTCATCGCGGGCGTGAACGGCACCGACCCGTTCCGCGTTATGGGGCACTTCCTCGACGATCTGAAGCGTCTCGGTTTCACCGGAATCCAGAACTTCCCCACGGTCGGCCTCATCGACGGGCTCTTCCGTCAGAACCTCGAGGAGACCGGCATGAGCTACTCGCTCGAGGTCGACATGGTTCGACTCGCGGCCGAGCGTGACCTGCTCACCACGCCGTACGTGTTCGACGTCGAGTCGGCGGTCGCGATGACCGAGGCGGGAGCCGACATCGTTGTCGCGCACATGGGGCTCACGACGATGGGAACAATCGGCGCGAAGACGACAGCCGTGACCCTGGAGGGCTCCGTCGAGAAAGTGCAGGAGATCGCGGATGCCGCCACCGCCGTCAACCCGGATGTGCTCGTCATCTGCCACGGCGGCCCCATCGCGGAGCCGTCCGACGCCGCCTACGTGCTGCAGAACACCACGGGGGTGCACGGTTTCTACGGGGCATCCTCGGCGGAGCGGTTGCCGACGGAACGTGGCATCCGTGAGCAGATCGAGGAGTTCAAAGCGATCACGTTCGAGAAGGGGTAGTCATGACGAAGCCCGATGACGTAGCCACCCGCGTGCTCGACTGGGGCACCATCAAGTGGCTCGTGTCGCCCGAAACCGATCCGGGTACCGGCATGACCATGTGCGAGGTGATCGTGTACCCGGGCAAGGGTCACGCCGAGCACAATCATCCGGATGCCGAGGAGACGATCTACGTCATCTCCGGCACGGGTTCCCAGACGGTGGGAGGCGCTGGCCCCTTCGACATCGCGCCGGGGGACGCCGTGTACGTGCCGCTCGGCGAGATGCACTCCACCATGAACACGGGCTGGGCGCCGCTGCACATCCTCGTGACCTACAACCCGGCGGGTGCCGAGCGCGCCATCGACGCGGACCCCACGGTGCGCATCCTGCCGCCGGGCGAGCCGCCGGTTGCGTGAGTTGGCACGTTCCCACCCATCCGCGGGGCGGGGGGTGGGTTGGTGACAACTCGCAGCGTGTTTAACTAGTCCCATGCCACTTCAGGGAGAGTACGCACCAAGCACGTCGGACTGGGCTCGCGAGCAGGCCGAGAAATACGAGGCCACGGGCGGCAAGGAGGCGGGGGACCTTCGCGGGATGCCCGTCATCGTGCTGACCACGGTGGGCGCGAAGTCCGGGATGCTCCGCAAGACGGCGCTCATGCGTGTCGAGCACGACGGGGTCTACGCCGTCGTCGCCTCACTCGGTGGCGCGCCCAAGAACCCCGTCTGGTACTACAACATCGTGAAGCAGCCGCACGTCGAACTGCAGGACGGCGAGGTCAAGAGCGACTACCTCGCGCGTGAGGTCACGGGCGACGAGAAGGCGATCTGGTGGGAGCGCGCCGTCGCGGCCTACCCGCCCTACGCCGACTACCAGCAGAAGACCGACCGCGAGATCCCTGTCTTCGTGCTGGAGCCGTTCGAGGAATAGCGCCGGCTACGGCTGGAACTGCTGCAACCAGCGCTCGCAGAGCGGGCGCCAGGCTTCCGCCGGATAGCCTTCGGCGAAGCCCAGACCGTGGCGGCCCTCCGCGAAGACGTGCAGGTCGTGCGGTACACCGTGGCGGGCGAGGGATGCCGCAAGCCGGTAGCTGTGCTCACGAGGGGGCACCGCGGCATCCGCCCCCGTCGACCAGATGAACATGGGTGGGGTCTCTGCGGTGACGAGCC
This genomic window from Antiquaquibacter oligotrophicus contains:
- a CDS encoding winged helix-turn-helix transcriptional regulator; translated protein: MDAAEFNAHCSIARSLEVVGEKWTLLILREAFRGRTRFSEFREALGVARDILSARLAVLVEHGVLSKRAYRDENAREREEYVLTDAGRDLRPVLAALTEWGDAHRGLPQGPTARFIETATGQPVRLAFVAEDGREVAVAEVTSEFTAAATI
- a CDS encoding acyl-CoA dehydrogenase family protein, whose protein sequence is MTVLTEDLLLGIRERAADYDRDNTFPFEDLDALRAAGYLAPRSLLETARDQRMLAAYAPATALAVNMHLVWVGVARVLKDRGDSSLQWVLDDAAAGELFAFGNSEPGNDLVLWDSLTTVDTVEGGYAFTGTKIFTSLSPAWTRLGVFGKHGDTLIHGFITRDTPGWRALDDWDTLGMRATQSHTTVLEGAVVPEERVARILPVGPNADPFVFGIFANFLLLIGSVYAGIADRALELGVEAVKRRTSLKTGETYDRDPDFRWRLADAALALDALAPQLETLAADVDTLADHGSRWFRLLTGAKHRSTETARYVVDQAMRSAGGGGYRSSSELARLQRDVLAGIYHPSDTESVHSTVATNLLG
- a CDS encoding TrkH family potassium uptake protein; translated protein: MSEPGLRRRARPRLRPAQWTVGGFAAGILIGTLLLLLPVARTGEGGASPIEAFFTAVSAICVTGHVIVDTPTFWTPFGHVVILLPIQLGGIGVMTFASIVGVTIMRRLSLTSRLNAAAESRALDIADVRSLIVGVLRLSLIIEGAVALVLSLWFWLHYGRDPLESAWLGVFHAVSSFNNAGFALFSDNFMSYVADPVVSLALCASIILGGLGFPVLMQLRKFWGKPLRWNMNTRIVILMTPILLIGGAIYITAIEWNNPDTLGALDWPARILAGFFQSVQTRTAGFNSIAIGDADDSTLFGMTALMFIGGGPAGTAGGIKVTTFAVLLFILVAEIRGDGVVNVLGKRLSRAVHRQAIAVVLLSTAVVTASTVVIMLLSDLPLSPVLFETVSAFGTVGLSTGITASLPVPAQLVLCLLMVLGRLGPITFAAALALREREVLYQLPKERPIIG
- a CDS encoding potassium channel family protein, with the protein product MARSHSQSDAGRVARADSVAVIGLGRFGQALALELMDSGTEVLGIDFREEIVQELNGQLTHVVQADSTKEAALRQLAVPEFDRVVVAIGHDVEASILTTSILLGFNIEHLWVKAVSEQHGRILEQLGVKHVVFPEGDMGRRVAHLVRGSMQDYLEIGDDFSLIKMAPPPSTIGKNLTEAGVRTKFGVTVVAVRSVGGRWTYATAETVIAEGDTLLVAGSTAKAEAFSQLR
- a CDS encoding Tm-1-like ATP-binding domain-containing protein, with the translated sequence MSDGADGTTIDVTVALVGTLDTKGAEYQWMHDRLVRHGVSVLVVDAGTEAPRGFVSEVHADAASVASAGGADLDELRADQDRGAAVTAMGEGAAVVLAREFDEGRVHGVLALGGSGGSSIAARAVRDLPIGVPKLIVSTMASGDVSSYVGSSDVTLMYSVVDIAGINQVSRAVLGNAAAAIAGMAKDYASRQHEEPVDERPLVAASMFGVTTPAVDAARERLEHLGYEVLVFHATGSGGRALEALARSGMLAGVLDLTTTELADDLVGGILSAGPDRVTAAAASGVPQVVSLGALDMVNFGPRETVPSEFDDRLLYVHNPTITLMRTTVEENAELGRRLGGKLAGQQRTVLIVPRGGVSALDAEGMPFHDAAADDALFDAVIEAASGIPLVVSDSHINDPELARQAADTLHSLIEGRQ
- a CDS encoding phosphoenolpyruvate hydrolase family protein, translating into MIDRTTALERLRAQVAAGRPIIGAGAGTGISAKSEEAGGVDMIIIYNSGRYRMAGRGSLSGLLAYGDANQIVVDMAREVLPIVQNTPVIAGVNGTDPFRVMGHFLDDLKRLGFTGIQNFPTVGLIDGLFRQNLEETGMSYSLEVDMVRLAAERDLLTTPYVFDVESAVAMTEAGADIVVAHMGLTTMGTIGAKTTAVTLEGSVEKVQEIADAATAVNPDVLVICHGGPIAEPSDAAYVLQNTTGVHGFYGASSAERLPTERGIREQIEEFKAITFEKG
- a CDS encoding cupin domain-containing protein — encoded protein: MTKPDDVATRVLDWGTIKWLVSPETDPGTGMTMCEVIVYPGKGHAEHNHPDAEETIYVISGTGSQTVGGAGPFDIAPGDAVYVPLGEMHSTMNTGWAPLHILVTYNPAGAERAIDADPTVRILPPGEPPVA
- a CDS encoding nitroreductase family deazaflavin-dependent oxidoreductase codes for the protein MPLQGEYAPSTSDWAREQAEKYEATGGKEAGDLRGMPVIVLTTVGAKSGMLRKTALMRVEHDGVYAVVASLGGAPKNPVWYYNIVKQPHVELQDGEVKSDYLAREVTGDEKAIWWERAVAAYPPYADYQQKTDREIPVFVLEPFEE